One genomic segment of Ipomoea triloba cultivar NCNSP0323 chromosome 9, ASM357664v1 includes these proteins:
- the LOC116030816 gene encoding GATA transcription factor 5-like: MECIEARAFKSSALKKIAMKSNQQGFFDDVWCLTGLNNVGCDDFSVDDLLDFSDKDFSDSRSCLDSEEVEGRQSGFSLVSPHHRNYNSQTFSGTEDFGSLSTGQFLLPVDDMENLEWLSRIVDDSSSELSLFCPNPSFQPATGAFLESRHEPVIIQAAQNIKPPLPVPVQRKPRSKRSRLSGKVWSYVASESSSPSSSYGSSSLPGANPVHDGDLFSSVEKPPAKKLKRKPSVEAGLGSGVTQTLRRCSHCQVQKTPQWRTGPMGPKTLCNACGVRYKSGRLFPEYRPACSPTFSLEMHSNSHRKVLEMRRKKEDTEVIDAGSITPALVENFQ, translated from the exons ATGGAGTGCATTGAAGCTAGAGCGTTTAAGTCGAGTGCTCTCAAGAAGATAGCCATGAAATCCAACCAGCAAGGGTTTTTCGACGACGTCTGGTGTTTAACCGGCCTTAACAACGTTGGTTGCGATGATTTTTCCGTCGACGACCTGTTGGACTTTTCCGATAAAGATTTCAGCGATAGTCGGTCGTGTTTAGACTCCGAGGAAGTTGAGGGACGGCAGAGCGGTTTCTCTTTGGTGTCTCCGCATCACCGGAATTACAACTCCCAAACTTTTTCCGGCACCGAGGATTTCGGCTCTCTCTCTACCGGACAATTCCTGCTCCCG GTTGATGATATGGAGAACCTGGAGTGGTTATCCCGAATTGTGGACGATTCTTCATCGGAATTGTCGTTGTTTTGTCCGAACCCCAGTTTTCAGCCGGCAACCGGAGCTTTTTTGGAGAGCCGGCATGAACCGGTGATTATTCAGGCCGCCCAAAATATTAAACCTCCTCTTCCGGTACCGGTCCAGAGAAAACCGAGGAGCAAACGGTCGAGGCTAAGTGGAAAGGTGTGGTCATACGTGGCTTCAGAGTCTTCCTCTCCGTCGTCGTCGTACGGTTCTTCGTCGCTTCCCGGTGCAAACCCTGTCCACGACGGCGACTTGTTTTCTAGCGTAGAAAAGCCGCCGGCGAAGAAGCTGAAGAGAAAGCCGTCGGTGGAGGCCGGTCTAGGGTCAGGCGTGACACAGACTCTACGGCGTTGTAGTCATTGTCAGGTTCAGAAGACTCCACAGTGGCGAACCGGTCCGATGGGGCCTAAAACTTTGTGTAACGCTTGTGGCGTTAGGTACAAGTCCGGACGGCTTTTCCCGGAGTATAGACCGGCATGCAGCCCCACTTTCTCTCTAGAGATGCACTCGAATAGTCACCGGAAAGTTTTGGAGATGCGGCGGAAGAAGGAGGATACCGAGGTTATCGACGCCGGCTCGATAACCCCGGCGCTTGTGGAGAATTTTCAATAG